Proteins encoded within one genomic window of Halobacteroides halobius DSM 5150:
- a CDS encoding DUF4387 domain-containing protein — translation MTEKRNIKELVDVIRSKNAGPYELTFDLIFKDFKTYEAVKSSGVINKSLIAKLYDIDENKVISVINYDPAKAIKATIERPCSAGAIGETDVYGAQQHAPLLSLKILM, via the coding sequence ATGACAGAGAAGAGAAATATTAAAGAATTAGTAGATGTAATTAGGAGTAAAAATGCTGGTCCGTATGAATTAACTTTTGATTTGATTTTTAAGGATTTTAAGACTTATGAAGCGGTAAAATCTTCTGGTGTGATTAATAAATCATTAATAGCTAAATTATATGATATTGATGAAAATAAAGTAATTTCAGTAATAAATTATGATCCTGCTAAGGCCATTAAAGCAACTATTGAGCGCCCTTGTTCAGCAGGAGCTATTGGAGAAACAGATGTTTATGGAGCTCAACAACATGCTCCATTATTAAGTTTAAAAATATTGATGTAG
- a CDS encoding acyclic terpene utilization AtuA family protein translates to MRELRILSPTAILGYGFPEDSFKKGLEKEPDLIAVDAGSTDPGPYYLGAGVSFTDKTAVKRDLKLMIKAGQQQGIPVIIGTAGGAGGTPHLKWCTKIVREIAQEEDLKFNLATIEAEQDRQFIMDKFKAGGISALAPASEITKEELEESTRIVGQMGVEPIIKALDQEAEVILAGRAYDPTVFASLCIKEGFPAGLALHMGKIMECASIAANPGSGSDCMFGILREDHFILEPLNPERKCTTTSVAAHTLYEKANPRKLHGPGGIIDLTETEFEEYDERSVKVSGSKFIEGDKYTIKLEGAKKIGYRTISIAGTRDPIMIKELDHTIEVVKDTVKDNFTDLSEADYDLIFRVYGKDGVMGQLEPNSEIKSHEVAIIIEVIAKTQDLANTICSFARSTMLHYGYPGRVATAGNLAFPYSPSDLKAGEVYEFNLHHLIEVDDPCELFPIKIKEV, encoded by the coding sequence ATGAGAGAATTGAGGATATTATCTCCCACAGCAATTTTAGGTTATGGATTTCCAGAAGATTCATTTAAGAAAGGGTTAGAAAAAGAACCAGATCTGATTGCAGTAGATGCAGGTTCTACTGATCCAGGACCATATTATTTAGGAGCCGGAGTTTCTTTTACTGATAAAACAGCAGTTAAGAGGGATCTAAAATTAATGATTAAGGCAGGTCAACAACAAGGTATTCCAGTAATTATAGGAACTGCTGGGGGGGCTGGTGGAACCCCCCATTTAAAATGGTGTACTAAGATAGTGCGAGAAATTGCTCAAGAAGAAGATTTAAAATTTAATTTAGCTACTATTGAGGCCGAACAGGATCGTCAATTTATAATGGATAAGTTTAAGGCAGGAGGAATTTCTGCGTTGGCCCCCGCCTCAGAGATAACAAAAGAAGAATTAGAAGAGAGTACTAGGATTGTAGGGCAGATGGGGGTTGAGCCGATTATTAAAGCTCTAGATCAAGAGGCAGAAGTGATTCTAGCAGGTAGGGCTTATGATCCAACTGTGTTTGCTAGTTTGTGTATTAAGGAAGGATTTCCAGCTGGGTTGGCCCTGCATATGGGTAAAATTATGGAGTGTGCTTCGATTGCAGCTAATCCTGGTAGTGGAAGTGATTGTATGTTTGGTATTTTAAGAGAGGATCATTTTATTTTAGAACCATTAAATCCTGAGCGTAAATGTACTACCACGTCTGTAGCAGCCCATACTCTTTATGAAAAAGCAAATCCACGTAAATTACATGGACCAGGGGGAATTATTGATTTAACTGAAACAGAATTTGAAGAGTATGATGAGCGAAGTGTTAAGGTTAGTGGTAGTAAATTTATTGAAGGAGATAAGTATACTATTAAATTAGAAGGAGCTAAAAAAATAGGATATAGAACGATATCAATTGCAGGAACTAGAGATCCAATTATGATTAAGGAATTAGATCATACAATTGAGGTTGTTAAAGATACAGTCAAAGATAATTTTACTGATTTATCTGAAGCTGATTATGATTTGATTTTTAGGGTATATGGTAAAGATGGGGTCATGGGCCAATTAGAACCTAATTCTGAGATTAAATCCCACGAAGTAGCGATCATTATTGAAGTTATAGCTAAGACACAGGATTTAGCTAATACAATTTGTAGTTTTGCTAGATCGACGATGTTACATTATGGATATCCTGGAAGAGTAGCTACAGCTGGGAATTTAGCTTTTCCTTATTCTCCTTCTGATTTAAAAGCAGGAGAAGTGTATGAGTTTAATCTTCATCATTTAATTGAAGTAGATGATCCTTGTGAGTTATTTCCGATTAAGATAAAAGAGGTATGA
- a CDS encoding methylaspartate ammonia-lyase: MKIKEIVTSTGLTGFYFDDQKAIKADAKHDGFSYLGDPVTKGFDSIRQAGESITIMVILEDGQVAYGDCTAVQYSGAGGRDPLFLAQDFISVIEEKIAPKLVGRELTSFKELAEEFDDFKIKGEKLHTAIRYGLTQALLDAVAKAEKKTMAEIVAKEYGLDLITKTVPIFTQSGDERYSNVDKMIIKQADVMPHGLINNVKEKLGADGNKLLDYVKWLKNRVQKLKNYQDYQPIFHLDVYGTIGLAFDNDSEKMADYLEKLAKVASPYTLRIEGPMDSGSREKQIKDMKALRDEMINRNIDVELVADEWCNTLEDIKAFVDQKAADVVQIKTPDLGGINNTIEAVLYCKKNGVGAYQGGTCNETDRSAQVCVNLALATRPDQMLAKPGMGVDEGLMIVKNEMNRVLNLIKAKRR, from the coding sequence ATGAAGATAAAAGAAATAGTTACTTCAACAGGGTTAACAGGTTTTTATTTTGATGATCAAAAAGCTATTAAAGCAGATGCTAAACATGATGGTTTTTCATATTTAGGAGATCCAGTAACTAAAGGGTTTGACTCAATTAGGCAAGCTGGTGAATCAATTACTATTATGGTTATTTTAGAAGATGGGCAAGTAGCTTATGGTGATTGTACAGCAGTTCAATATTCTGGGGCAGGAGGTAGAGATCCTTTATTTTTAGCCCAAGATTTTATTTCTGTAATAGAAGAAAAGATTGCCCCTAAGTTAGTAGGTAGAGAGTTAACTAGTTTTAAAGAATTAGCTGAAGAATTTGATGATTTTAAGATTAAGGGCGAAAAGCTTCATACTGCTATTCGGTATGGACTTACTCAAGCTTTATTAGATGCTGTAGCTAAAGCTGAGAAAAAAACTATGGCAGAGATAGTAGCTAAAGAATATGGATTAGATTTAATTACTAAAACTGTTCCTATTTTTACTCAATCCGGTGATGAAAGATATTCAAATGTAGATAAAATGATTATTAAACAAGCTGATGTTATGCCACATGGTTTAATAAATAATGTAAAAGAAAAATTAGGTGCAGATGGGAATAAATTATTAGATTATGTTAAATGGTTAAAGAATAGAGTTCAGAAACTTAAAAATTATCAGGACTATCAACCTATTTTCCATTTAGATGTTTATGGGACTATAGGTTTAGCTTTTGATAATGATTCAGAAAAAATGGCTGATTATTTAGAAAAATTAGCTAAAGTAGCTAGTCCTTATACCTTAAGAATTGAAGGGCCAATGGATTCTGGAAGTAGAGAAAAACAGATTAAGGATATGAAAGCTCTAAGAGATGAGATGATAAACAGAAATATAGATGTAGAATTGGTAGCAGATGAATGGTGCAATACATTAGAGGATATAAAAGCATTTGTAGATCAAAAAGCAGCAGATGTTGTACAGATAAAAACTCCAGATTTAGGTGGTATAAATAATACTATTGAAGCAGTACTTTATTGTAAAAAAAATGGGGTTGGAGCTTACCAAGGAGGAACTTGTAATGAAACAGATCGTTCTGCTCAGGTTTGTGTAAACCTTGCTTTAGCTACTAGACCTGATCAAATGCTAGCTAAACCAGGTATGGGAGTAGATGAAGGATTAATGATAGTTAAGAATGAAATGAATAGAGTATTGAATTTAATTAAAGCTAAACGAAGATAA